In a single window of the Aminomonas paucivorans DSM 12260 genome:
- the coaD gene encoding pantetheine-phosphate adenylyltransferase, translating into MIRAVYPGSFDPITNGHLYIAERAAFSFDELVVAVLHNPQKRATFSVEERQIMAREALSHLPNVRVAAFEGLLVDFMRHQQSRIIVRGLRALSDFEYEFQLAQMNRQLAPEIETLFIVTDAQYSYLSSRGVKEVFHFGGSVQDMVPPGVYRRLRERIPPPDIRDPS; encoded by the coding sequence ATGATCCGGGCGGTCTATCCGGGGTCCTTTGACCCCATTACCAACGGGCACCTCTACATTGCGGAGCGGGCGGCCTTTTCCTTTGACGAGCTGGTGGTGGCGGTGCTCCACAACCCCCAGAAACGGGCCACCTTCAGCGTGGAGGAGCGGCAGATCATGGCTCGGGAGGCCCTGAGCCACCTCCCCAACGTCCGGGTGGCGGCCTTCGAGGGGTTGCTGGTGGACTTCATGCGGCACCAGCAGAGCCGGATCATCGTCCGAGGGCTTCGGGCCCTCTCGGACTTCGAGTACGAGTTTCAGCTGGCTCAGATGAACCGCCAGCTGGCTCCGGAGATCGAGACCCTGTTCATCGTCACCGATGCGCAGTACTCCTACCTCTCCAGCCGGGGGGTGAAGGAGGTCTTCCACTTTGGGGGGTCCGTACAGGACATGGTGCCGCCGGGGGTCTATCGGCGCCTTCGGGAACGAATCCCCCCGCCGGACATCAGGGACCCGTCATGA